A segment of the Streptomyces sp. P9-A2 genome:
GCCACCTCCTCCGGGTGGATGGCGCGCTGGGCGTACTTGGAGCGGGAGGTCTTCTCCCGCTCGGCAGCCGAACTCCACTCACGCTCGATGCGGTCGAAGGACTCCTGGTTGCCGTCCAGGTCGAACAGACTGTCCTGGCTGCCCTGCCGTCCGTGCAGCAGCAGCCACTCCACCACCGCGTCGGTGACGCCGGAGGCGGTCTCGTCGGGCACGGAGACGGAGATGCCCAGGTCCTTCTTGATCTGCCGGTGCTTCTTGAACAGCACCTCCAGGACCTTGCCGTCGATGCCGTTGTCCTCGCCGTACATGGTGATGACGCGGACCTGGTCGCGCTTCTGGCCGTAGCGGTCGACGCGGCCCTCCCGCTGGTCGTGGCGGGTCGGGTTCCAGGCCAGGTCGTAGTGGACGACGGCGTCGAAGTGGTGCTGGAGGTTGACGCCCTCGGAGAGGCAGTCGGTGGCGATCAGGACGCGGCGGACGGCCGGGTCGTCGCCCGCCTCGGCGGCCTCGGCGGCCTCGGCGGCGAGCTGCTCGATGCGCTCCAGACGCTGCTGCGGGGAGACGGTGCCCGTCACGGCGGCGATCTTCGTCTTCTTGCCGAGCCTGCCGTCGAGCTGCTCGGCGAGGTAGTCGGCGGTGGGGATGTAGCGGCAGAAGACGATCGGGTGGTAGCCCTCGGCGATCAGGCCCTTCAGGTGCCGGGTGAGCGCCTTCAGCTTCGCGTCCTCGGCCGGACCGACCAACTGCTCCGCCCGCTGGGCGAGTTCGAGGAGCCGGGCGCCCGCCTCCTCCGACTCGGCGGCGCCCGGCGCGACGTCCATGCCCTCCAGCCGGTCGTTGTCCGCGGAGTCGGCGGCCACCGGGGCGCCCAGCACGTCCGCCTCGTGCGCGGTGCGGGCGGCGGCGGACTCGGAGCGGGTCTTCAGGGTCTGCGCGGCGGCCGCCGGCGAGGAGACCATCGAGCGCAGCAGCGCGATCACCGACCACCAGGCGATCCGGGCCTCCCGCTTGCCCTGCTCGCCGGCCGCCTCGACACGGTCGCGCGCGTAGGCGATGGCGTCGTCGAGCAGCGCCCGGTAGGCGGGGGTCAGCTTGTACGGCTCGTCCTTCGTCCAGCGGTCGGACGGGAAGGCGGTCCGCTCGGCCAGGGAGTCGTCGGCGAGGCCGTCCTCCTTGGTGAGGTAGTCGCGGACGTCGGCGCGCTTGCGGGCCACGAAGTGCTCGGCGAGCTTCGCCCGCCCCGCCGGCGTCTCCAGGTCCAGCGTCGCCAGTTCGGGCCGCACCAGGCCGAGCAGGTTGCGGAACGCGGACTCCTTGCCGGAGTGCGGGGTCGCCGTCAGCAGCAGGAGGTGGCGGTCGGCGTCGGCGGAGACCTTCCGCAGCAGCTCGTAGCGGAGCTGGCTCGAGGCGGACGACGCGGCGCCCTGCGCGGGGTCGTCGGCGGCCACGCAGGTGTGGGCCTCGTCGACGATCACCAGGTCGGGGCAGTGCCGTACGAAGTCCTCGCGGTGGCGGGTCGACTTGATGAAGTCCGTCGAGATGATCGTGAACGGGTGCTTGTCGAACAGGGACTGGCCCAGCTCGAGGTCGCGCTCCAGGCGTGACACCGTGGAGGCGAGGACCAGTTCGGCGTCGATGCCGAACTTCTCCCGCAGTTCGCCCTGCCACTGCTCGGCCAGCGCCGGGGAGCACAGCACCGCCAGCCGGGTCGCCTCGCCCTGCGCGAGCAGCTCCTTGGCGATCAGGCCCGCCTCGATCGTCTTGCCGATGCCGACGTCGTCCGAGATCAGCAGCCGCACGGTGCGCTGCCGCAGCGCCATCAGCAGCGGCACCAGCTGGTAGGCGCGGGGCTCCACGGCGATCGACGCCAGCGAGCGGAACGGGCCCGCACCCGACCGGAATCCGATGCGCAGCGCCGTGCGCAGCAGACCGGCGGCGCGCTGGTCGCCCAGGTCGGCCGCGCTCGGCAGCGCGAACTCGG
Coding sequences within it:
- a CDS encoding DEAD/DEAH box helicase, which codes for MSPTYTAGSLVAARGREWVVLPESAAGMLVLRPLGGSEDDIAAVFPAFEDVRSAEFALPSAADLGDQRAAGLLRTALRIGFRSGAGPFRSLASIAVEPRAYQLVPLLMALRQRTVRLLISDDVGIGKTIEAGLIAKELLAQGEATRLAVLCSPALAEQWQGELREKFGIDAELVLASTVSRLERDLELGQSLFDKHPFTIISTDFIKSTRHREDFVRHCPDLVIVDEAHTCVAADDPAQGAASSASSQLRYELLRKVSADADRHLLLLTATPHSGKESAFRNLLGLVRPELATLDLETPAGRAKLAEHFVARKRADVRDYLTKEDGLADDSLAERTAFPSDRWTKDEPYKLTPAYRALLDDAIAYARDRVEAAGEQGKREARIAWWSVIALLRSMVSSPAAAAQTLKTRSESAAARTAHEADVLGAPVAADSADNDRLEGMDVAPGAAESEEAGARLLELAQRAEQLVGPAEDAKLKALTRHLKGLIAEGYHPIVFCRYIPTADYLAEQLDGRLGKKTKIAAVTGTVSPQQRLERIEQLAAEAAEAAEAGDDPAVRRVLIATDCLSEGVNLQHHFDAVVHYDLAWNPTRHDQREGRVDRYGQKRDQVRVITMYGEDNGIDGKVLEVLFKKHRQIKKDLGISVSVPDETASGVTDAVVEWLLLHGRQGSQDSLFDLDGNQESFDRIEREWSSAAEREKTSRSKYAQRAIHPEEVAREVAAVRAALGGAEEVRDFALEALRDLDALVRTATFSGRDGTGDFTAQVGGTPAGLRATLAATLGNRLVEQDREIPFRTTPAIGRGEAALVRTDPAIGAVASYVLDSALDANALGPRPARRCGVVTTDAVTTRTTLLLVRYRFHLTLPSRTGERQVVAEDARLLAYEGLPQRARWLEDDAATALLAARATGNTHEQRARNQIARDLDGLPDLAARLTEYGTRLAAELDASHRRVRKANEEIVRGLKVVPQEPADVLGVYVYVPPQPAASVSPAPAASASTVSGAEA